One genomic region from Ptychodera flava strain L36383 chromosome 5, AS_Pfla_20210202, whole genome shotgun sequence encodes:
- the LOC139133619 gene encoding uncharacterized protein: MDLSRPNTDSVNTHICKEDYTLSYGRVDNAVAIIQKYGKGTLMTKVDIRYAFRLCPVRKEDWHLLGFKWLDHYFFDRVLPFGLRSAPFLFDHIADAIHWIISRRADTEDLLHYLDDYFGAGPPRPDKCQQLLNTMVSVCHDLGVPTAPEKIEGPSPIIIFLGIELDTIKMVMRLPNNKLTDLIQALPTWIQQQSCTKRQLLSLIGTLSFACKCIPAGRIFIRRMMDLSTTVKCTNDIITLSDDFRLDVQ; this comes from the coding sequence ATGGACTTATCCCGACCTAACACAGACAGTGTCAACACCCACATCTGTAAAGAAGACTATACGCTCTCCTACGGCAGGGTCGACAATGctgttgcaataatacagaaGTACGGCAAAGGAACTTTAATGACAAAGGTCGACATCAGGTATGCCTTCCGCCTCTGTCCTGTCCGAAAAGAAGACTGGCACCTGCTTGGCTTCAAATGGTTGGATCACTACTTCTTTGACCGAGTTCTGCCATTCGGTCTAAGATCGGCACCTTTCCTGTTCGATCACATAGCAGATGCCATCCACTGGATCATCAGCCGGAGAGCTGATACTGAAGATCTACTACACTATCTTGATGACTACTTCGGCGCAGGACCTCCACGCCCCGATAAATGCCAGCAACTCTTAAACACAATGGTATCAGTCTGTCACGACCTTGGCGTCCCAACCGCCCCGGAGAAGATCGAAGGCCCATCACCGATCATCATTTTCCTGGGCATCGAACTCGACACAATCAAAATGGTCATGCGACTTCCTAATAACAAGCTCACCGATCTGATTCAAGCCTTGCCAACATGGATACAGCAACAAAGCTGCACGAAACGCCAACTTCTATCTTTAATAGGAACTCTCTCCTTTGCATGCAAATGTATTCCAGCTGGCAGAATCTTCATACGCCGTATGATGGATCTCAGCACGACCGTCAAATGCACCAATGACATCATCACCCTGTCAGATGACTTCCGCCTCGATGTCCAATAG